The genomic stretch TGTGCGAGCATTCCCGGATGGGCAAGCGTTCGACGAGGCCCCATTCCCCATTCCCGATTCCCGCCCCATGAACGATCAACGCATCATCGCCGCCGGCGCCACGCGCGAGGACGAGGCCATCGAAGCCTCGATCCGTCCCAAGCGCCTGGACGAGTACCTCGGCCAGCAGCCCGTGCGCGAGCAGATGAAGATCTACATCGAGGCGGCCAAGGCGCGCGGCGAGGCGCTGGACCACGTGCTGATCTTCGGGCCGCCGGGCCTTGGCAAGACGACGCTGAGCCACGTCATCGCCAACGAGCTGGGCGTGAACCTGCGCCAGACCTCCGGCCCGGTGATCGAGAAGGCCGGCGACCTGGCAGCACTGCTGACCAACCTGCAGCCGCACGACGTGCTGTTCGTCGATGAGATCCACCGCCTGTCGCCGGCGATCGAGGAAGTGCTCTATCCGGCGATGGAGGACTACCAGATCGACATCATGATCGGCGAGGGCCCGGCCGCGCGCTCGATCAAGCTCGACCTGCCGCCGTTCACCCTGATCGGCGCGACGACCCGCGCGGGCCTTTTGACCGCGCCGCTGCGCGACCGCTTCGGCATCGTGCAGCGGCTGGAGTTCTACAACGCCGAGGAACTCACGCGCATCGTGCGGCGCTCGGCGATGATCCTCGGGATCTCCTGCGAGCCGGAAGGCGCGGCGGAAATCGCCCGCCGTTCGCGCGGCACGCCGCGCATCGCCAACCGCCTGCTGCGTCGCGTACGCGACTACGCCCAGGTGCGTGCGGGCGGGGCGATCACGCGCGAGGTCGCCGACGCGGCGATGGCGATGCTCAAGGTCGATCCGGAAGGCTTCGACGACATCGACCGCCGCCTGCTGCACACCATCGTCGATTCCTTCGACGGCGGGCCGGTCGGCGTCGAATCGCTCGCCGCGGCGCTGAGCGAGGAGCGCGGCACGATCGAGGACGTCATCGAGCCGTACCTGATCCAGCAGGGGTTCCTGATCCGCACCGCGCGCGGCCGCATGGCCACGCCGAAGGCGTACCGCCACATCGGCCTGAAGCCCAAGCCCGGCACGGGCGGATTGTTCGAGGAGGCCTGAGGTGGCAGTCGATCCGGCAGTTGGGGCGACGTTCAGTTGGCCGACACGCGTCTATTGGGAAGATACCGACGCGGGTGGGGTGGTCTATCACGCGCAGTACCTGGCTTTCATGGAGCGCGCCCGCACCGAGTGGATGCGCGCCCACGGTTACGGCCAGGAACTGCTGCGGCGCGAGCACGACCTGGTGTTCGCGGTTCGCGCGATGCAGATCGATTTCCTCAAGCCGGCGCGACTGGACGACGCGCTGGCGGTGGAGGTCGAGCTCACGCAATGCCGGCGCGCGAGCGCGGTGTTCGCGCAGACGGTGCGCCGTGGCGACGAGGTACTGCTGACCGCGCAGGTGCGCGTGGCGGCGCTCGACGCCGGCGGTTTCCGCCCGCGCGGGATTCCCTCGCCGCTGCTGGAAGCGCTCCAGGCGCTCGAACGGCCGCGATGAGCGTCGTGCGGGGCATTCACCCCGAAACGACGCTCGTCCGTTAAACACACACGTCCCGCAAGGACACACGTTGCAACAGTCCCGTTCGACGGGCACGGAGAACCAAGCATGACGCCACTGCTGACCGCGCTGCAGGCCACGACGGTCGAAGCCCTTCCGGAAGACGCCGCCAACACCGCAGCGAACGCCGCGCAGGCCGTGACCGCCGGCGCCGCCGGCGACAACAGCCTCAACCTGCTCACCCTGGTGCTGCACGCCAGCATCCCGGTGCAGCTGGTGATGCTGCTGCTGTTGTTCGGTTCGATCGCCTCGTGGGTGATCATCTTCCGCAAGAAGCGCGTGCTCGATCGCGCCGTGCGCGAAGCCGACAACTTCGAGGAGCGCTTCTGGTCCGGCGCCGAACTGTCCAAGCTCTATGCCGGTTCGACCGAGCGCAATCGCGAGATCTCGGGCCTGGAAGCCATCTTCGAAGCCGGCTTCCGTGAGTTCAGCCGCCTGCGCCAGCGTCGCGGCGCCGACAGCCGCATGCAGCTGGAAGGTGCGCAGCGCGCGATGCGCGCGACCGGCTCGCGCGAGATCGACGGCCTCGAACACAACCTCGAATTCCTCGCCAACGTCGGTTCGATCAGTCCCTACGTCGGCCTGTTCGGCACGGTGTGGGGCATCATGATTTCGTTCCAGGGCCTGGCGAACATGAAGGAGGCGACCATCGCCACCGTCGCGCCGGGCATCTCCGAGGCACTGGTCGCCACGGCGATGGGCCTGTTCGCCGCGATTCCGGCGGTGTGGGCGTACAACCGCTTCGCGACCAAGGTCGAACGCATCGCCGTGCGTTACGACGCGTTCTCCGAGGAGTTCTCGTCGATCCTGCAGCGCCAGGTGGACGAGACCTGATGCGGCGGGCTCGCCGGAACGCGCAGGTCGCCGTGTGCATCTGCGCGACGCGAGCCCTTCGCGATGACCCGCACGCCGACGTGCGGACCGTGCAACTGCCGCCCTGGTCGCTGACGCGCCGGGCCACCTGAGGAAGCCATGGCCGGAATCACCGCGCGCCGCCATCGCAAGCGCAAGCTCAAGGCCGAGATCAACGTCGTGCCGTACATCGACGTCATGCTCGTGCTGCTCATCATTTTCATGGTCACCGCGCCGCTGCTGAACCTCGGCGTGGACATCGACCTGCCGCAGTCCAACGCCAAGTCGATCCAGGAAAAGAAGGACCCGGTGATCGTCAGCGTCGACGCATCGGGCAATTACTTCCTCACGGTGAAAGCCGGCAGCAACGAGGCCGTGACCGCCGAGATGCTGACGGCGAAGGTGCGCGGCATCGTCTCGCAGAACCCGGACGTGGCGGTGTTCGTCGCCGGCGATGCGAAGGCCAACTACCAGAAGGTCATGGACGCGCTGGTGCTGCTGCAGGGCGCCAACGTCAAGAAGGTCGGCCTGATGAGCCAGCCTGACCAGGCCACGCAGGGTCGGGCCAACCAGGGCCGTCGCTGATGCGGGAAACGCGCGCAGACACCACGCAGGCGGTCATCGCGGCGCTGCTGCTGCATGCGCTGCTGTTCGCGTTGATGTTCATCGGCCTGTTCTGGACGCGATCCTCGACGCCGGTGTCGGTGGCCGGTTCGCCCGTGGCCGCCGAGCTGATCGACGCCAACGCGTTGTCGCCGGCGATGCAACGCACGCTGCGCGATCGACCCAAGCCGGTCGAAGAGGAAATTCCGCCGCCGCCGGAACCCGAAGACGTCGCGCCGCTGCCGCAACCGCTGCCCGAGCCCGCGCCGCAGGACGCCGTCGCGCCGCCGCAGCAGCAGGCGCAGGACTTCATCCCGGTGCCAGACACCGAAAACCAGGAAGCCGTGGTCGAAACGCCGACCCCGACGCCGGCCGAAGAGAAAAAGGCGCAGGAACTCAAGCGCAAGCAGGAGCAGGTCGACCTGACCGAGCAGAAGCGTCAGCAGGAAGTCGAGCAGCAGCGACGTCTCGCCGCGCAGCAGGAAGAAGAGCGCCAGCAGAAGCTCGCCGAGATCCGCAAGAAGCGCGAGCAGGCGGCCCGCGAGGCGAACCTGGCAGAACAGCGCCTGCGCCAGATCGCCGACGTCCGCGCGCGCCAGTCTTCCGAGACTTCGCCGAGCAGCGGGAGCGACACCGCGAGCCCGCCGCCGGGCAACAACGGCACCGACACCGGCCTTAAGGCCCGCTACGCCGCAGCGCTGCAGGAAGCGATCCTCGCCAAGTGGACCCGCCCGGAGACGGTGCCGGTGGGCGCGCGCTGCACCTTGCAGATCCGCCAGTTGCCCGGCGGGCAGGTGATGAGCGCCGAAGTGTCATCGCCCTGCGCCTACGATGAGCAGGGCCGGCGCTCGATCGAAGCGGCCGTCCTCAAGGCACAGCCCTTGCCCTACGCCGGTTTCGAGTCGGTGTTCTCCCGCAACCTGACGCTGAACTTCACCGCGCAGGACCGCTGAGGCCGGCCGCTGGCCGCGTGGCCGGCGGATTTCCGACCGCGGGGCACGCAGGGTTCAGCTTTGAGGCGGCGTTCACCTGCCGGCGTTAACAATTACAAAGCTGAACGGATCGCCCGCCGGCGATCCGCCAACCGAACGGATTGAACCCTGGAGTGCCGATGAAACGATCCCTCGCCTGGCTGGCGTCACTGCTCGCCCTGTTGCTGCCCTTGTCCGCCATGGCCCAGCAAGGCCTCGAGATCGACATCGTCGGCGGCAACGCCGCGGCCATGCCGATCGTGGTCGTCCCGATGCCCTACCAGGGCAGCGCGACGGCGCCGCAGACCGACGTCAGCGAAGTCGTATCGGCCGATCTCGCGCGTTCCGGCCAGTTCCGGCCGCTCCCGGCGGGCGACATCACCGAGAAGCCCACGCGCGGCGGCGAGATCAACTACCCGACCTGGCGTGCACTCAACCAGGATTACATCGTCGTCGGGCGCGTGCTCGACGCCGGCGCGGGCAGCTTCCGCGTCGAATACGAACTGTTCGACGTGGCCAAGCAGCAGCGCCTGCTCGGCTTCGCGCTGACCGCGCGTGCCAATGCGATGCGCGATGTCGCACACCAGATCTCCGATGCCGTGTACGAGAAGATCACCGGCGTGCGCGGCGCGTTCTTCACCCGCATCGCGTATGTCACCGCCACCGGCACCGGTCGCGCCGCGCAGTACGCGCTGATGGTCGCCGACTCGGACGGCTTCAACCCGCAGACCGTCGTGCGCTCGCCCGAGCCGCTGCTGTCGCCATCGTGGAGCCCGGACGGCAACCGCCTCGCGTACGTCAGCTTCGAAGGCGGCAACTCGTCGATCTACATCCAGAACATCTCCACCGGTGCGCGCGAACTGGTCGCCAAGTACCGCGGCATTAACGGTGCGCCCTCGTTCTCGCCGGATGGTCGTCGCCTCGCGCTGACGCTGTCGCGCACGGGTAATCCCGAGATCTACGTGATGGACCTGGGCAGCAAGAACCTGACCCAGCTCACCAACCACTTCGCCATCGATACCGAACCGACCTGGAGCGCCGACGGCGGCACGATCTACTTCACCTCCGATCGTGGTGGTCGTCCGCAGATCTATTCGGTTCCGTCCAGCGGCGGCAGCGCGACGCGCGTGACCTTCCAGGGCAGCTACAACGCCAGCGCCAGCGTGTCGTTCGACGGCAAGAAGATCGCCACCGCACAGGGCGCCGGCAACAACTACCGCATCGCGCTGATGGACAGCAGCCTCGGCGCTGCGCGGTGGAGCACACTTTCGCCGGGCAGCCTGGACGAGTCGCCGAGCTTTGCCCCCAACGGCGCGATGATCCTTTATGCTGCGCGCGAGGGCCGCCGGGGCGTGCTCTACGCCGTTTCGTCCGACGGCCGGGTGCGTCAGCGCCTGGTGCTGGCGGATGGGGACGTGCGTGAGCCGGCCTGGGGGCCGTTCCGTTTGCCGCGTTGATATAACCAAAGCGGTGTATCGCTAGAAACCTGTTTGTTTGCCCCGATCTGTCCCACGCCCGATTTTGACGAGGAACAACAATGAATAACACCACCCGTATCCTGCTGGCTGCCGTGCTGTGCACCGCGGCCGTGGCCTGCTCGAAGAAGGTCAAGGAGCAGCCCGTTGCCGAGACCACCCCGCCGCCGGCCCAGACCGAGCAGCCGGCCACCTCGGGCGTCTATGGTCCGAACGACCTCGACACCGATGCCTGCCTGCGCCAGCGCGTCGTGTACTTCGACTTCGACCAGGACACGCTGCGTCCGGAATTCCAGGCGATCGTCGGCTGCCACGCCAAGTACCTGCGTGACCGTCCGTCCTCGCGCATGACGCTGGAAGGCCACGCCGATGAGCGCGGCAGCCGCGAGTACAACCTCGGCCTGGGCGAGCGCCGCGGCAATGCCGTGTCGTCGGCCATCCAGGCCAATGGCGCCTCGGGCAGCCAGATCACCGTGACCAGCTACGGCGAAGAGCGCCCGGTCTGCACCGACTCGAACGAGGATTGCTGGGCCAAGAACCGTCGCGTCGAGATCGTCTACACCGCGAAGTAAGCGTTGATGATGCGCAAGACCGTACTCGCCATGGCATTCGCAGCGGCCCTCGCGGCCGCTGCGCCTGCCGTTGCACAGCGCGCCAGCCTGGCCGATCGCGTGACTGTCCTCGAACAGCAGGCGGCGAACAACCAGGGCAACGTCGACCTCCTCAACCAGGTCACCCAGCTGCGCAACGAGATCCAGACCCTGCGTTCGCAGGTCGAGGAACTGCAGCAGCAGAACCAGCAGCTGCTGCAGAGTTCCAAGGCCCAGTACCTGGATCTGGACGGTCGCATCAATCGTCTGGAGAGCGGCGCAGTTGTCCCGCCCGCTCCCGGTACGACGCCGGCGCCGGCGGGCACCAAGCCCGCCGCGCCGTCGGCATCGGCCAAGGACCGCCCGCCGGCGGTCTACGGCGACAAGGGCGCCATCGCCAAGAGCGCCGACGAGCGCGTGGCCTACGACGCCGCGTTCAACGCGCTGAAGGGCGGCGATTACGTCGAGTCCGCTCGCCTGTTCCAGGCCTTCATCGAGGCCCACCCGGAGGGCGCGTACACGCCCAACGCGCTGTACTGGCTGGGCGAGAGCTACTACGTCACCCAGAACTACCAGATGGCGCAGCTGCAGTTCCAGTCGCTGCTGGATCGCTATCCGACCCACGACAAGGCCCCGGGCGCGATGCTCAAGATCGGCCTGTCGCAGTTCAACCAGAAACAGATCGAGGCCGCCGAGCGCACCCTGGCCGACGTTTCGACCAAATACCCCGGCACCGACGCCGCCCGCACCGCCAGCGACCGCCTCAACGCGATCCAGCTCGGCCGGCTGCGCTGATCCGCTAAAATAGCGGGATGAACGCCGTCCCCCTCGATGCGGCCGCCGCATCGCCCGACCGGCTGCGCATCACCGAAATCTTCCTGTCCCTGCAGGGCGAAGCTCGTGCGATCGGCTGGCCGACCGTCTTCGTCCGCCTGACCGGGTGCCCGCTGCGCTGCCAATACTGCGACACCGCCTACGCCTTCCACGGCGGTGAGTGGTGGCAGATCGACGACATCCTGGCCGAGGTCGCCTGTCACGGCGCCCGGCACGTCTGCGTGACCGGTGGCGAGCCGTTGTCGCAGAAGCGCTGCATCGGGCTGCTCAAGCGACTGTGCGACGAAGGCTACGACGTCTCGCTGGAAACCTCCGGCGCGATCGACATCGCCGAGGTCGATCCGCGCGTGTCGCGCGTGCTCGACATCAAGACGCCGGGCTCGATGGAGGTGCATCGCAACCTCTGGTCGAACCTGCCGCTGCTCACGCCGCACGATCAGGTGAAGTTCGTCATCTGTTCGCGCGAGGACTTCGACTGGGCGAAGGAGATCGTCGCGCAGCATCGCCTGACCGAAGTCTGCGACGTGCTGTTCTCGCCGAGCTTCGCGCAGATCAAGCCGAGCGACCTGGCCGACTGGATCGTCGCCGAGCGCCTGCCGGTCCGGTTCCAGCTGCAATTGCACAAGATCCTGTGGAACGACGAGCCCGGCCGCTGAGCGGAAACGCCGTCGACGGGTACGTCCTGAAGGAAACACCAATGAAGAAAGCTGTCGTCCTGGTTTCGGGCGGGATGGACTCCGCCGTCGTCGTCGCCATGGCCCGCGCGCAGGGCTTCGCCGTGCACGCGTTGAGCGTGCGCTACGGGCAGCGCCACACCTCCGAACTCGACGCCGCGCAGCGCGTGGCCGAATCGCTCGGCGCGGTCGAGCACAAGACGGTCAACGTCGACCTGCGCAGCATCGGCGGCTCGGCGCTCACCGACGAAAGCATCACGGTGCCGACCGACGTCGATGGCCACGCCGTCGGGCAGGACGCGCCGAAGGACGCGATTCCGGTCACTTACGTGCCCGCCCGCAACACGATCATGCTGTCGGTCGCGCTGGGCTGGGCCGAGGTGCTGGGCGCGAACGACCTCTTCTGTGGCGTCAACGCGGTGGACTATTCGGGCTATCCCGATTGCCGTCCGGAGTTCGTCGAAGCCTTCGAGAAACTCGCCAACCTCGCCACCAAGGCCGGCGTGGAAGGCGCTGGCATCCGCG from Lysobacter auxotrophicus encodes the following:
- the ruvB gene encoding Holliday junction branch migration DNA helicase RuvB, translating into MNDQRIIAAGATREDEAIEASIRPKRLDEYLGQQPVREQMKIYIEAAKARGEALDHVLIFGPPGLGKTTLSHVIANELGVNLRQTSGPVIEKAGDLAALLTNLQPHDVLFVDEIHRLSPAIEEVLYPAMEDYQIDIMIGEGPAARSIKLDLPPFTLIGATTRAGLLTAPLRDRFGIVQRLEFYNAEELTRIVRRSAMILGISCEPEGAAEIARRSRGTPRIANRLLRRVRDYAQVRAGGAITREVADAAMAMLKVDPEGFDDIDRRLLHTIVDSFDGGPVGVESLAAALSEERGTIEDVIEPYLIQQGFLIRTARGRMATPKAYRHIGLKPKPGTGGLFEEA
- the ybgC gene encoding tol-pal system-associated acyl-CoA thioesterase, coding for MAVDPAVGATFSWPTRVYWEDTDAGGVVYHAQYLAFMERARTEWMRAHGYGQELLRREHDLVFAVRAMQIDFLKPARLDDALAVEVELTQCRRASAVFAQTVRRGDEVLLTAQVRVAALDAGGFRPRGIPSPLLEALQALERPR
- the tolQ gene encoding protein TolQ, whose amino-acid sequence is MTPLLTALQATTVEALPEDAANTAANAAQAVTAGAAGDNSLNLLTLVLHASIPVQLVMLLLLFGSIASWVIIFRKKRVLDRAVREADNFEERFWSGAELSKLYAGSTERNREISGLEAIFEAGFREFSRLRQRRGADSRMQLEGAQRAMRATGSREIDGLEHNLEFLANVGSISPYVGLFGTVWGIMISFQGLANMKEATIATVAPGISEALVATAMGLFAAIPAVWAYNRFATKVERIAVRYDAFSEEFSSILQRQVDET
- the tolR gene encoding protein TolR, with amino-acid sequence MAGITARRHRKRKLKAEINVVPYIDVMLVLLIIFMVTAPLLNLGVDIDLPQSNAKSIQEKKDPVIVSVDASGNYFLTVKAGSNEAVTAEMLTAKVRGIVSQNPDVAVFVAGDAKANYQKVMDALVLLQGANVKKVGLMSQPDQATQGRANQGRR
- a CDS encoding cell envelope integrity protein TolA is translated as MRETRADTTQAVIAALLLHALLFALMFIGLFWTRSSTPVSVAGSPVAAELIDANALSPAMQRTLRDRPKPVEEEIPPPPEPEDVAPLPQPLPEPAPQDAVAPPQQQAQDFIPVPDTENQEAVVETPTPTPAEEKKAQELKRKQEQVDLTEQKRQQEVEQQRRLAAQQEEERQQKLAEIRKKREQAAREANLAEQRLRQIADVRARQSSETSPSSGSDTASPPPGNNGTDTGLKARYAAALQEAILAKWTRPETVPVGARCTLQIRQLPGGQVMSAEVSSPCAYDEQGRRSIEAAVLKAQPLPYAGFESVFSRNLTLNFTAQDR
- the tolB gene encoding Tol-Pal system beta propeller repeat protein TolB, producing MKRSLAWLASLLALLLPLSAMAQQGLEIDIVGGNAAAMPIVVVPMPYQGSATAPQTDVSEVVSADLARSGQFRPLPAGDITEKPTRGGEINYPTWRALNQDYIVVGRVLDAGAGSFRVEYELFDVAKQQRLLGFALTARANAMRDVAHQISDAVYEKITGVRGAFFTRIAYVTATGTGRAAQYALMVADSDGFNPQTVVRSPEPLLSPSWSPDGNRLAYVSFEGGNSSIYIQNISTGARELVAKYRGINGAPSFSPDGRRLALTLSRTGNPEIYVMDLGSKNLTQLTNHFAIDTEPTWSADGGTIYFTSDRGGRPQIYSVPSSGGSATRVTFQGSYNASASVSFDGKKIATAQGAGNNYRIALMDSSLGAARWSTLSPGSLDESPSFAPNGAMILYAAREGRRGVLYAVSSDGRVRQRLVLADGDVREPAWGPFRLPR
- the pal gene encoding peptidoglycan-associated lipoprotein Pal, with protein sequence MNNTTRILLAAVLCTAAVACSKKVKEQPVAETTPPPAQTEQPATSGVYGPNDLDTDACLRQRVVYFDFDQDTLRPEFQAIVGCHAKYLRDRPSSRMTLEGHADERGSREYNLGLGERRGNAVSSAIQANGASGSQITVTSYGEERPVCTDSNEDCWAKNRRVEIVYTAK
- the ybgF gene encoding tol-pal system protein YbgF, whose amino-acid sequence is MRKTVLAMAFAAALAAAAPAVAQRASLADRVTVLEQQAANNQGNVDLLNQVTQLRNEIQTLRSQVEELQQQNQQLLQSSKAQYLDLDGRINRLESGAVVPPAPGTTPAPAGTKPAAPSASAKDRPPAVYGDKGAIAKSADERVAYDAAFNALKGGDYVESARLFQAFIEAHPEGAYTPNALYWLGESYYVTQNYQMAQLQFQSLLDRYPTHDKAPGAMLKIGLSQFNQKQIEAAERTLADVSTKYPGTDAARTASDRLNAIQLGRLR
- the queE gene encoding 7-carboxy-7-deazaguanine synthase QueE — its product is MNAVPLDAAAASPDRLRITEIFLSLQGEARAIGWPTVFVRLTGCPLRCQYCDTAYAFHGGEWWQIDDILAEVACHGARHVCVTGGEPLSQKRCIGLLKRLCDEGYDVSLETSGAIDIAEVDPRVSRVLDIKTPGSMEVHRNLWSNLPLLTPHDQVKFVICSREDFDWAKEIVAQHRLTEVCDVLFSPSFAQIKPSDLADWIVAERLPVRFQLQLHKILWNDEPGR
- the queC gene encoding 7-cyano-7-deazaguanine synthase QueC; this encodes MKKAVVLVSGGMDSAVVVAMARAQGFAVHALSVRYGQRHTSELDAAQRVAESLGAVEHKTVNVDLRSIGGSALTDESITVPTDVDGHAVGQDAPKDAIPVTYVPARNTIMLSVALGWAEVLGANDLFCGVNAVDYSGYPDCRPEFVEAFEKLANLATKAGVEGAGIRVHAPLQFMSKADIAREGVRLGVDFAQTVSCYQADNEGRACGHCDACRLRAEGFAAAGIADPTRYV